From the Polaribacter gangjinensis genome, the window TTATGGCATATACTGGATTTTTTCCTTCAGAAAGTTGCTGAATTTTAAATCCTGAATTTTGTAATGTTTTTGCTGCCATTGGAAAAAGTGCTGTAGATTCAGTTCCTCCTGAGTAGCAAAACACATTGTCAATTCCGAAATATGTTGCCATCGTTTGCGCCCAAACTTGCGATAAATGACTTCTTCTAGAATTGTGTGTACAAATAAAATTGATGCGAATTTGCTCTTTTGAAACAACTTTTAATTGGATATAAACTATCAAATTTTGTAGGATTTCTTTTCTTTCTGAAGAAATTGAAGCTGTGTTTAAAGAATTGATAACTGATTCAATATCAGTAAATATAGATGATTTTTTCATGAATAATTTAGTTTTAATTTCTTAACAACATCCACTTTTTGGTGAGCAACAAGATGAAGCAGTTATTTCTGAAAGACGTACTTTTGGTTTTTCAGCGGGAATGCCACAAGCGTCTTTTGCTAAACAGTCTGTTTGTTTTGTGGTCAATAAAAAATGGGTTCCGTCAAAATCCAATCCGAATTTTTGAATGGTATTTCCTTGATATTCTACTTCAATTTCGTTGTTGTCAATAGCCAAGTTTTTTTCAGATAATTCAATGATTTTCAATAATTTTTCTGGATGCAATCTATGGTCATAATCGTTTGCATTCCACAATTGAAAATTAACAACAGTTTCTTTTCTAACAGTTCCTCCACAATCTATAAAACGTTTGGTGATTTCTCCAACTTCAGTTACGTGAAAATGATTGGGAACCAAACTTTGGTCAGGCAATTGAAAAGCTATAGTTTGTAATTGCTTTAATACTTCTTTTACTTCAGATAATTTCATTTTTATTTGTTTATTGCGATTTTACGATGAATGTTTTTAAATTTTTTTAACAGCAATCAAATTTTGAGATGTCTTGATTTAAAAATGCTTGTAATACTTTTTTCATTTCAGTCCAATTTTCTTGATCAATACAATAGCAAACACTGGTTCCATCAATAGTTCCTTTGATGATTCCTAGTTGTTTTAATTCTTTTAAATGTTGAGAAATGGTGGGTTGTGCCAAACCAATTTCGTTGACTAAATCTCCACAAACGCAAGCATCAATTGAAAATAATCGCTGTAAAATGGCTACTCTTGCAGGATGTCCTAATACTTTTGCAAATAAGGCAATTTTGTTTTGTTCGTCTGAAAAAATTTCAGTTTTGGTAATTCCCATGACATTGATTTGTTGATTGCAATATTACGATTAATATAATTGAAATCAAAAATAAAATGGAACTATTTTAAGATCATTATTTTTTAACTCGAAAACTCTCAAAAAGAACTGCTCCTAAAATCAGTGAACCACCAATAAAAGTGTTTATTTCAGGAATTTCTGACAAGAAAAAAAATGCCATGATGATTCCGAAAACAGGTTGTAAACTACTGATAATACTTGTTGTTGTAGCTGAAAAAAACTTTAATGAATGCAATAATATACTGTGACCGATGGCAGTTGTTACAAAAGCGAGGATCAATACATAAGGCCATTGTGTTTGCAAACCTGACAAATCCATATAAAACAGCGTTGGAAATAGCAATACACTAATAATTACAACTTGATAAAACATCAATACTGTTCCATCGTAATTTGTGGCATGTTTTTTTAAAATCAAGATTCTGAAAGCATAACAAAATGCTGAAAAAACTCCGAAAAGAATGCCTTTTACTTGAGTACTTTCTAGATCAAATTTTGGAGTTAAAATATACAAACCTATTAAAATTAGAACCCCAAAAAATAGATGAATTGCTTGGAATTTTACCTTTAAAATCAGTGGTTCTAAAATAGCTATAATTACTGGAAATGTATATAAACTCAACATTCCTAAAGCGACATTAGAGAGTTTTAAAGCATAAAAATACGTAATCCAATGAGCGCCCATTAAAATTCCGCCAATCAAAAACGGAATGTATTCTTTTGGATGTTGTACTTTAAGAGATGTTTTTTTGATTTTTAAAAAAATATATAAAAAAATCACCGCTAAAATAGAACGAAACCAAATGATGATTTCTGTTGGCAATGCAATATATCTTCCTAAAACACCAGAAGTACTTATTAAAAGTACTGCTAACAAAAGCCCTAAAAATTGTTTGAAAGTAGTTTGTTCCATCAAATATTGGCTAGCGTTTCAAGCGCTTTTTTAACAGTATCAATTTTGATAAAAGTAATCAGCAAACGCAAGCCATTATTGGTTTCTTTTTCTTTCATCACGCAATCTTTAGAATGCTGCTGAACATATTTTAAAAATCGTGTAAAAGTTTCTGTTTGATAAAAATTACTTTGCTGATCAGCCACAAAATACCCAACCATTCTTTTTTGTTTTAGGATGATTTTTTCCAAACCTAATTTTTTTGCCAACCATTTTATTCGAACAGAATCTAGCAAATCATCCACTTCAGTTGGGAGTTCTCCAAATCTATCAATCAATTGTTTTTCAAACTCTTGCAGTTCGTTTTCGGTAGTTAATTCGCCTAATTTATTGTATAAACTCAATCTTTCTGTTACAGAATTTATATAATCATCAGGAAATAAAATCTCGAAATCGGTATCAATTTGAACCTCTTTTACAAACTCTTTTGGCGTATTTTCAACTTCAGGATACAAGTCTTTGAACTCGTTTTCTTTCAATTCTTCAATGGCTTCTTGCAATATTTTTTGATAAGTATCAAAACCAATATCGTTGATAAATCCACTTTGTTCACCACCCAATAAATCGCCTGCACCACGAATTTCTAAGTCTTTCATGGCAATGTTAATGCCACTTCCTAAATCCGCAAAAACCTCTAAAGCTGTGATTCTTTTTCGAGCATCATCAGTCATCATATGATAAGGTGGCGTTATGAAATAACAAAACGCTTTTTTGTTAGAACGCCCAACTCTGCCTCGCATTTGATGCAAATCAGACAATCCAAAATTGTTGGCATTATTGATAAAAATCGTATTTGCATTTGGTACATCCAAACCACTTTCAATGATGGTTGTAGATACCAAAACATCAAATTCACCATTCATAAAAGACAACATCAAATTTTCTAGTTTTTTGCCTTCCATTTGTCCATGACCAATTCCGATTTTGGCTGATGGTAATAAACGTTGCAACAAACCTGCAACTTCTTGAATATTTTCAATTCTATTATGAATAAAAAATACTTGACCACCTCTTGAAATTTCGTAAGAAATGGCATCTCTAATCGTTTCTTCAGAAAATCGAATCACATGACTTTCTATAGGATGTCTGTTTGGTGGAGGCGTTTTTATGACAGATAAATCTCTGGCAGCCATCAAACTAAATTGCAATGTTCTTGGAATTGGAGTTGCTGTGAGCGTTAACGTATCTACATTTTCTTTGAGCGTTTTCAGTTTGTCTTTTACAGCCACACCAAATTTTTGTTCTTCATCGATAATCAATAATCCCAAATCTTTGAATTTCAATTTTTGATTTGTCAATTGATGCGTTCCAATAATAATATCAACAGCTCCCGAATTTACACCTTCAATTGCTTCGGATTTTTCTTTGGTAGTTCTAAAACGATTCAAATAATCAATTTTGATTGGAAAATCTCTCAAACGTTCAGAAAATGTTTGAAAATGTTGAAAAGCCAAAATGGTTGTAGGTACTAAAATTGCGACTTGTTTTCCGTTATCAACTGCTTTAAATGCAGCTCTTACAGCCACTTCTGTTTTTCCAAAACCAACATCACCACAAACCAATCTGTCCATAGGTTGTGCTTTTTCCATGTCATTTTTCACTTCTTGTGTAGCTGAAAATTGATCAGGAGTATCTTCGTAAATAAAGCTACT encodes:
- a CDS encoding DUF6428 family protein, which produces MKLSEVKEVLKQLQTIAFQLPDQSLVPNHFHVTEVGEITKRFIDCGGTVRKETVVNFQLWNANDYDHRLHPEKLLKIIELSEKNLAIDNNEIEVEYQGNTIQKFGLDFDGTHFLLTTKQTDCLAKDACGIPAEKPKVRLSEITASSCCSPKSGCC
- a CDS encoding low molecular weight phosphatase family protein, which gives rise to MKKSSIFTDIESVINSLNTASISSERKEILQNLIVYIQLKVVSKEQIRINFICTHNSRRSHLSQVWAQTMATYFGIDNVFCYSGGTESTALFPMAAKTLQNSGFKIQQLSEGKNPVYAIKYAENEHPIIGFSKKMDDDFNPRNQFVAIMTCDSANEACPFVPGAEKRIPIMFLDPKAFDNTPQQAEKYQERSLQIATELKFVFENINL
- the mfd gene encoding transcription-repair coupling factor translates to MSIQHIVHQYQQATSVLQVVSALQQEKNHFQISNLAGSSLSFVIAEAFKKSAHPFLLIFDDKEEAAYYLNDLEQLLGDKNVLFFPGSYKRPYQIEETDNANVLLRSEVLNHINSQKKSAIIVTYPTALFEKVVTKKELEKNTLKIAVEDSLSLDFVNEMLFDYKFKRVDFVTEPGDFSVRGGIIDVFSFSNNEPYRIEFFGDEIDSIRTFDVETQLSKEKLKKVAIIPNVENKTLQENRESFLTYISPKTKIFAKNIGLISGSLDKFYATAEEAFLKLSKEIKHAKPSELFCNGEFIKQQMNDFTLVEMTSKISQDLEDISFKTQPQPSFNKQFSLLIEDLKEHHKAGFTNYIFCANEQQAKRFHDIFDDATEKVHYETVVFPLYEGFVDVEQKIVCYTDHQIFERYHKFRLKNGYAKKQAITLQELNKLEIGDFVTHMDHGIGKFAGLQKIDVNGKKQEAIKLIYGDRDILYVSIHSLHKISKFNGKDGKPPKIYKLGSGSWKKITQKTKARVKHIAFNLIQLYAKRKLEKGFAFGPDTHMQHELESSFIYEDTPDQFSATQEVKNDMEKAQPMDRLVCGDVGFGKTEVAVRAAFKAVDNGKQVAILVPTTILAFQHFQTFSERLRDFPIKIDYLNRFRTTKEKSEAIEGVNSGAVDIIIGTHQLTNQKLKFKDLGLLIIDEEQKFGVAVKDKLKTLKENVDTLTLTATPIPRTLQFSLMAARDLSVIKTPPPNRHPIESHVIRFSEETIRDAISYEISRGGQVFFIHNRIENIQEVAGLLQRLLPSAKIGIGHGQMEGKKLENLMLSFMNGEFDVLVSTTIIESGLDVPNANTIFINNANNFGLSDLHQMRGRVGRSNKKAFCYFITPPYHMMTDDARKRITALEVFADLGSGINIAMKDLEIRGAGDLLGGEQSGFINDIGFDTYQKILQEAIEELKENEFKDLYPEVENTPKEFVKEVQIDTDFEILFPDDYINSVTERLSLYNKLGELTTENELQEFEKQLIDRFGELPTEVDDLLDSVRIKWLAKKLGLEKIILKQKRMVGYFVADQQSNFYQTETFTRFLKYVQQHSKDCVMKEKETNNGLRLLITFIKIDTVKKALETLANI
- a CDS encoding DMT family transporter — encoded protein: MEQTTFKQFLGLLLAVLLISTSGVLGRYIALPTEIIIWFRSILAVIFLYIFLKIKKTSLKVQHPKEYIPFLIGGILMGAHWITYFYALKLSNVALGMLSLYTFPVIIAILEPLILKVKFQAIHLFFGVLILIGLYILTPKFDLESTQVKGILFGVFSAFCYAFRILILKKHATNYDGTVLMFYQVVIISVLLFPTLFYMDLSGLQTQWPYVLILAFVTTAIGHSILLHSLKFFSATTTSIISSLQPVFGIIMAFFFLSEIPEINTFIGGSLILGAVLFESFRVKK
- a CDS encoding ArsR/SmtB family transcription factor, coding for MGITKTEIFSDEQNKIALFAKVLGHPARVAILQRLFSIDACVCGDLVNEIGLAQPTISQHLKELKQLGIIKGTIDGTSVCYCIDQENWTEMKKVLQAFLNQDISKFDCC